One window from the genome of Bdellovibrio sp. NC01 encodes:
- a CDS encoding ABC transporter substrate-binding protein: MFKRIVFLGILLFASLSSAQVEKCIRIFRVSTNDYAPLFYLKDNKPAGFTHDLYAEIKKRLGCEFVEESVAAPRAVNDFANYRTDLTGLVPENQMLSQWGEYVPLYRTARILILRKNKFLPNRDVQDYIDNKKLIFGAQIGGAFLLRPHETELFKKQNRLIETPNPTISYKLISDGRIDAFFVSPVIHHYFKEKEKEFRTIRDNTHKLEVGIYLSKKKLNKNERDMIVQAFKDMKADGTLKKLLLPYLDKEDIPYYENL; encoded by the coding sequence ATGTTTAAGCGAATCGTATTTCTCGGAATCCTCTTGTTTGCTTCGCTGTCGTCTGCACAAGTTGAAAAGTGTATTCGTATCTTTCGTGTTTCAACCAACGACTACGCTCCGCTGTTTTATTTGAAAGACAATAAGCCTGCAGGTTTTACTCATGATCTTTATGCTGAAATCAAAAAACGTCTGGGCTGTGAATTTGTCGAGGAAAGTGTCGCTGCTCCCCGCGCGGTCAATGACTTCGCAAATTATCGCACCGATCTGACGGGCCTCGTTCCAGAAAATCAAATGCTGTCGCAATGGGGTGAATATGTGCCGTTGTATCGCACAGCCCGCATTCTTATTTTACGCAAAAACAAATTTCTGCCCAATCGCGATGTACAAGATTATATCGACAATAAAAAGCTCATTTTCGGCGCGCAAATTGGTGGCGCCTTCTTGCTTCGTCCCCATGAAACGGAACTGTTTAAAAAACAAAATCGTTTGATTGAAACGCCGAACCCTACGATCAGTTACAAATTGATTTCCGATGGGCGCATTGATGCGTTCTTTGTATCGCCCGTGATTCATCACTATTTCAAAGAGAAAGAAAAAGAATTTCGCACCATTCGCGACAACACTCATAAGCTGGAAGTGGGGATTTATCTTTCCAAAAAGAAGCTTAACAAAAATGAGCGCGACATGATTGTTCAGGCCTTTAAGGATATGAAGGCTGACGGAACACTGAAGAAATTGCTTCTTCCTTATTTAGACAAAGAAGATATTCCTTACTATGAGAATCTGTAA
- a CDS encoding NAD(P)H-hydrate dehydratase — translation MKKDEAVFNFRRKAAAAFLPPLSISDNKARRGRSLLLAGSARYPGAGVLAARAALRMGSGYVTLAQPDIAISSLENPDFLLCDLNEKNWETLQFDAILVGPGFGVNKFTASVIEKLKERKTERVILDADALTVCAEEKLFPLLPTWIVTPHSGELARCLGTTSEQVQEQRLKSIMQAQELMNCIVLLKGHHSLVQGKGRTYRIMSGNSGLAKAGTGDVLAGMITALRARDLSPATSACLGAYLHGACADYWRALHRDPLSLMASDVIELLPSIIYQIRSSTQ, via the coding sequence ATGAAGAAAGACGAAGCCGTTTTTAATTTCCGTCGCAAAGCTGCAGCAGCGTTTCTGCCGCCGCTTTCTATTAGCGACAACAAGGCTCGTCGAGGCCGAAGTCTTCTGCTAGCGGGAAGTGCGCGCTATCCTGGAGCGGGCGTTCTAGCGGCACGTGCGGCGTTAAGAATGGGCAGTGGTTATGTGACTTTGGCTCAACCTGATATTGCGATTTCCTCTCTAGAAAATCCGGATTTTTTGCTTTGTGATCTAAATGAGAAAAACTGGGAAACACTTCAGTTTGATGCGATCTTGGTGGGGCCCGGATTTGGTGTGAATAAATTCACAGCATCTGTGATCGAGAAATTGAAAGAACGAAAAACCGAACGCGTGATTTTAGATGCTGATGCCCTTACGGTGTGTGCTGAAGAAAAATTATTTCCACTTCTGCCAACATGGATCGTGACTCCGCATTCAGGAGAGCTCGCGCGATGTCTTGGAACTACCAGCGAGCAAGTGCAAGAGCAGCGCCTGAAGTCGATCATGCAAGCTCAAGAGTTGATGAATTGTATTGTGCTTTTAAAAGGTCATCACTCGCTGGTGCAGGGGAAAGGGCGCACGTACAGAATTATGTCGGGCAATTCCGGCTTGGCAAAAGCGGGCACGGGTGACGTGTTAGCGGGAATGATTACGGCCCTGCGTGCACGTGATTTGAGTCCCGCAACTTCAGCTTGCTTAGGTGCCTATTTACATGGCGCTTGTGCAGACTACTGGCGGGCTCTGCACCGCGATCCGCTATCCCTGATGGCTTCAGACGTTATTGAGCTTTTACCTTCGATAATTTATCAAATCCGATCTTCGACGCAGTGA
- a CDS encoding CoA pyrophosphatase, with product MNEIYRALHSQRPTDLSTQLDKYACVAIILRGPMDNLEVGFIERAANDSDRWAGHLAFPGGKKEDSDFSDLGAALRETFEEIGVDLLPEELMGRINDIQARKHGTMLEFFIRPFVFYTERDFNITLDPREVSDFFWVSVNELRNPQRQMKYELKRDGVTLHVPAISLDHEQPLWGLTYIMTMELLDLLEKQQVVENSL from the coding sequence TTGAACGAAATTTACCGAGCCCTTCATTCACAGCGCCCCACTGATTTATCCACGCAACTTGATAAGTATGCGTGTGTCGCGATTATTCTGCGCGGACCAATGGATAATCTAGAGGTGGGCTTTATTGAACGTGCTGCCAACGACAGTGATCGCTGGGCCGGTCATCTCGCTTTTCCCGGTGGTAAAAAAGAAGATTCAGACTTCAGTGATTTAGGCGCAGCCTTGCGTGAAACATTTGAAGAGATCGGTGTCGATCTTCTACCAGAAGAACTCATGGGTCGTATCAACGATATACAGGCACGCAAGCATGGAACAATGCTTGAGTTCTTTATCCGCCCTTTCGTGTTTTACACAGAACGCGATTTTAATATCACACTCGACCCGCGTGAGGTTTCTGATTTCTTTTGGGTGTCAGTAAATGAGTTGCGCAATCCACAACGACAAATGAAATACGAATTGAAACGCGATGGTGTGACTTTGCATGTACCTGCGATTTCTTTAGATCACGAGCAACCGTTGTGGGGACTGACTTATATTATGACGATGGAACTATTGGATCTTCTGGAAAAACAACAAGTCGTCGAAAATTCTCTGTGA
- the map gene encoding type I methionyl aminopeptidase: MIIKSEADLEGIKKIGKIVANCLQYMLKTAEPGMTTKELDDLGGAFLEKHGARSGPKLVYNFPGFNCISLNHEAAHGVPSDKKIKKGDMLNVDVSAELNGYYADNGGSTVIPPGTKKDFQLLEATHKALYNAISGVKAGAPINGIGLRIQEIADQYGFSIIENLGSHGVGRSLHEEPEFIAGFYDKKDKRILKEGHVITIEPFLSTGAWGVDEEKDGWTLVTGPEHRTAQFEHTMVVLKDRALIVTVPDIIL; the protein is encoded by the coding sequence ATGATTATCAAGAGCGAAGCAGATTTAGAAGGAATCAAAAAGATTGGCAAGATCGTCGCCAATTGCCTTCAATACATGTTAAAGACAGCAGAGCCCGGCATGACAACGAAAGAGTTGGATGACTTGGGTGGTGCTTTTCTTGAAAAACATGGCGCGCGCTCGGGCCCAAAGCTTGTTTATAATTTTCCTGGTTTCAATTGCATTAGTTTGAATCACGAAGCGGCTCATGGTGTGCCTTCTGACAAAAAAATCAAGAAGGGCGACATGCTGAACGTGGACGTGTCTGCAGAGCTGAATGGCTACTACGCTGACAATGGCGGCTCGACAGTGATTCCCCCCGGTACCAAAAAAGACTTCCAATTGCTCGAGGCGACTCACAAGGCTTTGTACAATGCCATCTCGGGAGTCAAAGCTGGCGCGCCAATCAACGGTATTGGTTTACGCATTCAAGAGATTGCCGATCAGTATGGTTTCTCAATTATCGAAAACTTGGGAAGTCATGGGGTTGGCAGAAGTCTTCACGAAGAACCGGAATTTATAGCGGGCTTCTATGACAAAAAAGACAAGCGCATCTTAAAAGAAGGCCACGTTATTACGATTGAGCCTTTCCTTTCAACAGGAGCATGGGGCGTGGATGAGGAAAAGGACGGATGGACTCTGGTCACCGGCCCGGAACACCGCACAGCACAGTTCGAACACACGATGGTGGTTTTGAAAGACCGCGCCCTCATTGTTACGGTCCCCGACATTATTTTGTAA
- a CDS encoding hemolysin III family protein, with protein sequence MYHGERFNSISHLVGAVLSVAGTSVLVTLASIQGDAWKIVGTSVYGGMLVLLYTISTLYHSMQGRAKKVLQKLDHISIYLLIAGTYTPFTLITLRGPWGWWLFGINWSLAALGIIYELTLSHRTRIPSLIIYVVMGWLIVVALKPLALALPFAGLVWLTLGGVLYTGGVAFFLFDEKVRHFHGIWHLFVMGGSICQYFCILFYLI encoded by the coding sequence ACTTAGTAGGCGCAGTTCTTTCTGTCGCAGGGACTTCTGTTCTTGTCACGCTTGCAAGTATTCAAGGCGATGCGTGGAAGATCGTGGGCACAAGTGTGTATGGCGGAATGCTGGTTTTGCTTTACACAATCTCGACTCTTTATCACAGCATGCAGGGCCGAGCGAAAAAGGTTCTGCAAAAACTCGATCACATCTCGATCTATCTTTTGATTGCTGGAACTTACACGCCATTTACATTGATCACTTTGCGTGGTCCCTGGGGTTGGTGGTTATTTGGAATTAATTGGTCGCTGGCAGCACTCGGAATTATTTATGAGCTGACACTTTCACATCGCACGCGCATTCCATCACTGATCATTTATGTTGTAATGGGTTGGTTGATTGTGGTCGCATTGAAACCACTGGCACTGGCTTTACCATTTGCGGGACTTGTGTGGTTGACTCTGGGTGGTGTGCTTTACACGGGTGGCGTCGCGTTCTTTTTGTTCGATGAAAAAGTCCGTCACTTCCACGGCATTTGGCATTTGTTTGTGATGGGTGGAAGCATCTGTCAGTACTTCTGCATTTTATTTTATCTCATTTAG